In the Palaeococcus pacificus DY20341 genome, one interval contains:
- the cas4 gene encoding CRISPR-associated protein Cas4: MESYPETHLLIRGVEINYLFICKTKLWYFAKGITMEQENEYVDLGKFLHERSYFGEEKEVQIGPIKIDFVKKGDIIEVHEVKKGKSMEKAHEMQALYYIYYLKRHGINAKAVLNYPKLRETKEITLDGREQEVEEAINEVEQIKALSKPPEPVKTKKCKKCAYYELCWV; the protein is encoded by the coding sequence GTGGAATCTTATCCCGAAACCCACCTCCTAATTAGGGGTGTCGAGATAAACTACCTCTTCATCTGCAAAACAAAGCTATGGTACTTCGCCAAGGGAATTACAATGGAGCAGGAGAACGAATACGTTGACTTGGGCAAGTTCCTCCATGAAAGGAGTTACTTTGGTGAGGAGAAAGAAGTTCAAATCGGGCCGATAAAAATCGACTTTGTGAAGAAAGGCGACATCATAGAAGTCCACGAAGTCAAGAAGGGCAAATCAATGGAGAAAGCCCACGAGATGCAGGCTTTGTACTACATCTACTACCTCAAGAGGCATGGCATAAATGCCAAAGCTGTCCTCAACTATCCGAAGCTCAGGGAGACAAAGGAGATAACCCTTGATGGGAGAGAACAAGAGGTTGAGGAAGCTATAAATGAAGTTGAGCAGATAAAAGCACTCTCAAAGCCGCCAGAGCCTGTGAAAACCAAAAAGTGTAAGAAATGCGCTTATTATGAGCTGTGCTGGGTTTAA
- the cas2 gene encoding CRISPR-associated endonuclease Cas2 has product MYVVIVYDINVSRVNRVKKFLRQHLHWVQNSVFEGEVTLAEFERIKAGILDLIDEDEDSVIIYKLRSKPKRETFGVEKNPIEDII; this is encoded by the coding sequence ATGTATGTGGTAATAGTGTATGACATCAATGTCTCCCGCGTAAATAGGGTAAAGAAGTTCTTAAGACAGCACCTTCACTGGGTTCAGAACAGCGTTTTTGAAGGTGAAGTAACGTTAGCAGAGTTTGAGCGTATAAAAGCTGGAATTTTGGATTTAATTGATGAGGATGAGGACTCCGTCATTATTTACAAGCTCCGCTCAAAGCCAAAAAGAGAAACGTTTGGAGTGGAAAAGAACCCGATTGAAGATATTATTTAA
- the cas1b gene encoding type I-B CRISPR-associated endonuclease Cas1b has translation MRKKSLTLLSDGKLFRKENTLYFENAQGKRPLAVEGIYDIYIYSHVNITSQALHYLAQKGVAVHFFNHYGYYDGSFYPKESLHSGDLVIKQAQHYLDFEKRLKLAKLFVIGAAKNMERNLARFGAKHKFDELLEELDGCGKITDVMNVEARIRQEYYALWDETLPESFKIVKRTRRPPQNEMNALISFLNSRLYPAILSELYNTQLTPTISYLHEPSERRFSLALDLSEIFKPIIADRIANRLVKQGIIKKEHFRGDLNGVLLNEEGKKTVIKAFNKEMEKSVKHPKLKKNVTKKRLIRLEAYKLIKHLVGVQDYEPLVAWF, from the coding sequence ATGCGTAAAAAATCCCTAACCCTCCTTTCGGATGGAAAACTCTTTCGAAAAGAAAACACTCTCTACTTTGAAAACGCCCAAGGAAAGAGACCGTTAGCCGTTGAGGGCATCTATGACATTTACATTTACAGCCACGTGAACATAACTTCCCAAGCCCTTCACTATCTCGCCCAAAAGGGAGTAGCAGTTCACTTCTTCAACCACTACGGCTACTATGATGGAAGCTTTTACCCAAAAGAAAGCCTTCATTCTGGAGATTTGGTGATAAAACAAGCACAGCACTACTTGGACTTTGAAAAGAGGTTAAAACTTGCAAAGCTCTTTGTGATAGGGGCAGCAAAGAATATGGAGAGGAACTTAGCGCGCTTTGGAGCCAAGCATAAGTTTGATGAGCTCTTGGAGGAGTTGGATGGATGCGGAAAAATTACCGATGTTATGAACGTTGAAGCGAGGATAAGGCAGGAGTATTACGCGCTTTGGGATGAGACTTTGCCAGAGAGTTTCAAGATAGTTAAAAGAACAAGAAGACCTCCTCAGAATGAGATGAATGCATTAATAAGCTTCTTGAACTCTCGCTTATACCCTGCTATATTAAGCGAACTCTACAACACACAGCTAACTCCGACGATAAGCTATCTCCACGAGCCGAGTGAGAGGAGGTTTTCGCTTGCTTTAGATTTGAGTGAGATTTTCAAGCCAATCATAGCTGACAGAATAGCGAACCGCCTGGTGAAGCAAGGCATAATTAAAAAAGAACATTTTAGAGGAGATTTGAATGGGGTTCTGCTGAACGAGGAAGGTAAGAAGACTGTCATTAAAGCTTTCAACAAGGAGATGGAGAAAAGTGTTAAACATCCAAAGCTTAAGAAAAATGTAACGAAGAAGAGACTGATTCGATTGGAAGCATATAAATTAATCAAACATCTCGTCGGAGTTCAAGATTACGAGCCCCTAGTGGCGTGGTTTTAA